In Ignavibacteriales bacterium, a single genomic region encodes these proteins:
- a CDS encoding T9SS type A sorting domain-containing protein, with protein MAITQDGKYGYIGFDLSEVVFKVRLADLTVVAGADLSRYFPIESEDIALDSSEEKLFVYSPTWRKLLVLDTKTMSVIHTIDSINVFGMVRSKYGPFIMTWDGGSVVTFVNTETNELTNFRASGEFFLKILESNTNQDIWYVVSGKEPGNSELNAGIYDHKAKTWIRKVSLPTEARASSIADLRVLPNEHKAYVAIFGGWYQDNMHGYGWLHSVDLVSGGVKVVPIDGGAGCLEASPDSRWLYVGTGWPIPSTSNLLVVDTQSDSIVNQIYLGKNKHNWYYTQMNILQIDPAHPSLLYATSTDGNALVKMDLHSLALLDVLVFNEESFQPQFFVRRPGQANGFILLTNRPYAFELDLDQAIIKRNVRFPNILQNTGTNDIAFNKAGRIFIAQGGSFLEVDAQDMRLLVTHTLPPGAPWVWSFVLSKDEKHLYSVTYNDQIANKFVAMNTTTFQLEASIKLEGGVFNFRPYELPDGSKLYALGGQQNGHVVIHVIETDTYTIKKTITYEEPDRLGISAGPYYPFAYDSNSHTLFVGATHVVLAIDTDTDVIKKVIYLGDAARAIGLGLQQLTYINAIGMVYNPRENYLYIAHLDRSFVSIYNLTNDQFVLKVINLKGFYPRIMYANDDLSKIYSINIRSDNVSVIDVNSKAVETIIDLHSFPITSVRDKEVIPKEFSLSQNFPNPFNPTTTIRYTLPRTREVSLAIYNVLGQLVSRLVVGRKEAGFHEVHWDANVPSGIYFYRLQAGEYLETKKMILLR; from the coding sequence ATGGCAATTACACAGGATGGAAAATACGGCTATATCGGTTTTGATCTTTCGGAGGTCGTCTTCAAGGTGCGTCTGGCAGATCTTACCGTCGTAGCGGGTGCCGATCTATCCAGGTATTTCCCAATAGAGAGTGAGGATATTGCTCTGGACTCGAGTGAAGAGAAGCTCTTTGTTTACTCCCCCACCTGGCGAAAACTGCTCGTCCTCGATACCAAAACGATGAGTGTGATCCATACTATCGATTCCATCAATGTTTTTGGTATGGTCCGTTCCAAGTATGGCCCGTTCATCATGACATGGGACGGTGGGAGCGTTGTGACCTTTGTCAATACAGAGACTAATGAATTGACAAATTTCCGAGCATCTGGTGAATTCTTTTTAAAGATTCTAGAAAGCAACACAAATCAGGACATTTGGTACGTCGTTAGTGGAAAAGAACCCGGGAACTCAGAGCTCAACGCAGGCATCTACGATCATAAGGCAAAGACTTGGATCCGTAAGGTTTCCCTTCCCACGGAGGCCCGGGCGAGTTCAATTGCTGATCTTAGAGTCCTGCCCAATGAGCATAAAGCCTACGTAGCCATCTTCGGTGGTTGGTATCAAGACAATATGCATGGTTACGGGTGGCTCCATTCAGTTGATCTTGTGAGTGGGGGAGTCAAGGTTGTTCCTATTGATGGCGGTGCTGGGTGTTTGGAGGCAAGCCCGGATAGCCGGTGGCTGTACGTGGGTACCGGCTGGCCTATCCCAAGCACGAGCAACCTCCTGGTAGTTGATACTCAGTCCGATAGCATAGTGAATCAGATATACTTGGGTAAAAACAAGCATAACTGGTACTATACACAGATGAATATCCTGCAGATTGACCCTGCACACCCCAGTCTTCTCTACGCAACAAGTACTGATGGCAATGCGCTCGTCAAGATGGATTTGCACAGCCTCGCTCTCCTCGATGTGCTTGTCTTCAATGAAGAAAGCTTCCAGCCGCAATTCTTCGTCAGGCGGCCCGGTCAAGCCAATGGGTTCATACTTCTAACTAATCGTCCGTACGCCTTTGAGCTTGATCTTGACCAGGCGATCATAAAGCGTAACGTTAGATTCCCCAATATTCTTCAGAATACCGGTACCAATGACATTGCCTTCAATAAAGCTGGAAGAATATTTATAGCCCAAGGTGGATCCTTTCTTGAGGTCGATGCACAAGATATGCGTCTCCTTGTGACTCATACGCTTCCTCCGGGTGCTCCATGGGTGTGGTCTTTTGTCCTTTCAAAAGACGAGAAACATTTATATTCAGTAACTTATAATGATCAAATTGCGAATAAGTTTGTAGCAATGAATACCACAACTTTTCAATTAGAAGCATCCATAAAACTTGAAGGTGGTGTTTTCAATTTCAGACCTTACGAACTGCCGGATGGTTCCAAACTGTATGCTCTTGGTGGACAACAAAATGGACATGTGGTGATTCATGTGATTGAGACGGATACCTACACTATTAAGAAGACGATCACCTATGAGGAGCCCGACAGGCTTGGCATATCTGCCGGGCCTTATTATCCATTTGCCTATGACTCCAATTCGCACACGCTTTTTGTGGGAGCTACTCACGTAGTCCTGGCCATAGATACGGATACAGATGTTATCAAGAAGGTCATCTATTTGGGGGATGCGGCCAGAGCTATCGGTCTTGGACTCCAACAATTGACTTACATTAATGCAATTGGAATGGTTTATAATCCCCGGGAAAACTATCTCTACATAGCGCATCTCGATCGAAGTTTCGTCAGCATTTATAACCTAACCAACGATCAATTTGTACTCAAGGTCATCAACTTGAAGGGATTTTACCCGAGGATCATGTACGCGAACGATGACTTAAGCAAAATCTATAGCATAAATATCCGTTCAGATAACGTTTCGGTGATAGACGTAAACTCGAAAGCTGTTGAAACAATCATTGATCTGCATTCCTTTCCGATTACCAGCGTTAGGGATAAAGAAGTGATTCCGAAAGAATTTAGTTTGAGCCAAAACTTCCCGAATCCTTTCAACCCAACCACGACGATTCGCTACACATTGCCGAGGACAAGGGAGGTTTCGCTCGCCATCTACAATGTGCTTGGTCAACTTGTATCCAGACTTGTGGTCGGGCGCAAGGAGGCAGGTTTCCATGAGGTCCATTGGGATGCCAACGTCCCCAGCGGCATCTACTTCTATCGATTGCAGGCTGGCGAATACTTGGAGACAAAGAAGATGATACTTTTGCGCTGA